The following are encoded together in the Bradymonas sediminis genome:
- the pfp gene encoding diphosphate--fructose-6-phosphate 1-phosphotransferase, translating to MPNEKSFDVENAGVKKPETNKSQSRPKRLAVLASGGPAPGINSVISAVTIEAINRGWEVLGVKDGYRGLVDDDMKQLSREDVDWIHFRGGAVLGMSRTSPVQGDNLEKIVATIKRRGIDFLVTIGGDGTAFGASFIAAETGGVLRCAHVPKTIDNDLPLPEGVPSFGYTTACHVGVGMVQNLIIDAQTTRRWHLVTTMGRQAGHLAIGIGKASGAHLTLIPEEFGIDGATVDKFVSIIEGAVIKGRAEGRHWGLAVIGEGLVGALKASELEKLPDAGRDSFGNIRLANVALGTILCDQVTRRLAERGIDVAMREIKLGYELRCADPVPFDIEYTRDLGYGAVRFLADGGTNAIVVVDHKKRTYVPFEHMRDPKTGRPRVRNVDINSENYHVARRYMQRLGRRDFADPQQLARLAAAANTTPEAFKSEFERLVCGEPMDFDGPGEKRELKLN from the coding sequence GTGCCGAACGAGAAGAGCTTCGATGTGGAAAACGCCGGTGTGAAGAAGCCCGAAACGAATAAGTCACAGTCGCGCCCGAAGCGGCTGGCGGTCTTGGCCAGCGGGGGGCCGGCGCCCGGGATTAACTCGGTCATCAGCGCGGTGACTATCGAGGCGATTAACCGCGGCTGGGAAGTGCTCGGCGTCAAAGATGGCTACCGAGGGCTGGTCGACGACGATATGAAGCAGCTGTCGCGCGAAGATGTCGATTGGATCCATTTTCGCGGCGGGGCGGTGCTCGGGATGTCGCGCACCAGCCCGGTGCAGGGCGATAATCTTGAGAAAATTGTCGCGACGATCAAACGCCGCGGCATCGACTTCCTGGTGACCATCGGCGGCGACGGCACGGCGTTTGGGGCGAGCTTTATCGCCGCTGAGACCGGCGGTGTGTTGCGCTGCGCGCATGTGCCAAAGACCATTGATAACGACCTGCCGCTGCCCGAGGGGGTGCCGAGTTTTGGCTATACCACCGCGTGCCATGTGGGCGTAGGGATGGTGCAGAATCTTATCATCGACGCGCAGACGACCCGCCGCTGGCACCTGGTGACGACGATGGGCCGCCAGGCCGGGCACCTGGCCATCGGGATTGGCAAGGCCTCCGGGGCGCACCTGACGCTTATCCCCGAGGAGTTCGGCATCGACGGGGCGACGGTTGATAAATTCGTCTCGATCATCGAAGGCGCCGTGATTAAGGGGCGCGCCGAGGGGCGCCATTGGGGCCTGGCGGTCATCGGCGAGGGGTTAGTCGGGGCCCTGAAGGCCTCGGAGTTGGAGAAACTCCCGGACGCCGGGCGCGACAGCTTCGGCAATATCCGCCTGGCCAACGTCGCGTTGGGCACCATCTTATGTGACCAGGTGACCCGGCGCCTCGCCGAGCGCGGCATCGACGTGGCGATGCGCGAAATTAAGCTCGGCTATGAACTTCGCTGCGCCGACCCGGTGCCCTTCGACATCGAATATACCCGCGACCTCGGCTACGGGGCGGTGCGCTTTTTGGCCGACGGGGGCACCAACGCCATCGTCGTGGTCGACCATAAGAAGCGTACATATGTTCCATTTGAGCATATGCGCGACCCAAAGACCGGACGGCCGCGGGTGCGCAACGTCGATATTAACTCGGAGAATTACCACGTCGCGCGCCGCTATATGCAGCGGCTGGGGCGGCGAGATTTCGCCGACCCGCAGCAGCTCGCGCGGCTCGCGGCGGCCGCAAATACCACGCCCGAGGCATTTAAGTCCGAGTTCGAGCGGCTGGTGTGCGGGGAGCCCATGGACTTCGACGGGCCGGGCGAGAAGCGTGAGCTAAAATTAAATTAG
- a CDS encoding serine/threonine protein kinase, whose protein sequence is MIVGSYRIGRVLAHGGMATVYRGVYRPTGMPVAIKVLSEESAADEVLVHRMHQEARIQNVLGRQHPGIVTCYEEIEVEGRPAMVLEFVPGRSVMDVIDDEGPFEAVAAIDVILGVLAALAHAHAQGIVHRDVKSENILLTPQGTVKLTDFGVARAEIGRRNARITDSRDLVGTMVYMAPEQLTSPRTVDHRADLYGVGVTLYEMLTGEVPLDGDEGYPLMKRIEMEMPKDPRRFAPGLHPDLAEVVMTTLQKDPGDRYFSAGELDAALRRCRRILTLGDAEAKPPAPGQKRREKSWFYEPSEPRPLPEPRSFGSVQDLSGSLAPGQIILRRAGLKIGRNASRCDLIVPDDEVAEEHVLVLPLESGEILLVDLLSGGRTTLNGEPVQRAALEAGDYFELSDRWKFRFTR, encoded by the coding sequence GTGATTGTCGGAAGTTACCGTATCGGGCGCGTATTGGCCCACGGAGGCATGGCCACAGTGTATCGGGGGGTCTATCGCCCCACGGGGATGCCCGTGGCCATCAAGGTGCTCAGCGAAGAGAGCGCGGCGGATGAGGTGTTGGTGCACCGGATGCACCAGGAGGCGCGGATTCAGAATGTGCTGGGGCGCCAGCACCCGGGCATCGTCACCTGTTATGAGGAGATCGAGGTCGAGGGCCGCCCGGCGATGGTGCTCGAGTTTGTGCCGGGGCGCTCGGTGATGGACGTCATCGACGACGAGGGCCCCTTCGAGGCGGTCGCCGCGATCGATGTGATCCTGGGCGTCCTCGCCGCGCTCGCCCACGCGCACGCCCAGGGGATTGTGCACCGGGATGTGAAGAGCGAGAATATCCTGCTGACCCCGCAGGGGACGGTGAAGCTGACCGACTTCGGGGTGGCGCGGGCGGAGATTGGGCGGCGCAACGCGCGCATCACCGACTCGCGCGACCTGGTGGGGACCATGGTTTATATGGCGCCCGAGCAGCTCACCAGCCCGCGCACCGTCGACCACCGCGCGGACCTCTACGGGGTCGGCGTCACCCTCTATGAGATGCTCACCGGGGAGGTGCCGCTCGACGGCGATGAGGGGTATCCGCTGATGAAGCGCATCGAGATGGAGATGCCCAAAGACCCGCGCCGCTTTGCGCCGGGGTTGCACCCGGACCTGGCGGAGGTGGTGATGACGACCCTGCAAAAGGACCCGGGTGATCGGTATTTTTCGGCCGGAGAGTTGGACGCCGCGCTGCGGCGCTGCCGGCGCATCCTGACCCTGGGCGACGCCGAGGCCAAGCCGCCGGCGCCGGGGCAAAAGCGGCGCGAGAAGAGCTGGTTTTACGAGCCATCCGAGCCGCGCCCGCTGCCGGAGCCGCGCTCCTTCGGGTCGGTGCAGGACCTGTCGGGGAGCCTGGCGCCGGGGCAAATTATCCTGCGCCGCGCGGGCCTGAAGATCGGGCGAAACGCGTCGCGCTGCGATTTGATCGTTCCCGACGACGAGGTCGCCGAGGAGCATGTGCTGGTCTTGCCCCTGGAGAGCGGTGAGATTCTGCTGGTCGATCTGCTCAGCGGCGGCCGGACCACGCTCAACGGGGAGCCGGTGCAGCGCGCCGCGCTGGAAGCGGGGGATTATTTTGAATTATCCGACCGATGGAAGTTTCGCTTTACGCGCTGA